A genomic stretch from Primulina huaijiensis isolate GDHJ02 chromosome 14, ASM1229523v2, whole genome shotgun sequence includes:
- the LOC140958071 gene encoding cysteine proteinase inhibitor 1-like, producing MQLKSCPLLSAILLMLVASFHYQALAISPSAIVGNWRPIPNVNDVLEIARFAVSEHNKKANVQLEFVKVVKGESQLVEGTNYRLVIIANDAAVGNAPGNYEAVVWDMPWKHFRELSSFVKV from the coding sequence atgcaactcaaatcttgcCCTCTTCTCTCAGCGATACTCTTGATGTTGGTGGCTTCATTTCATTACCAAGCCTTGGCCATTTCGCCTAGTGCCATCGTTGGCAACTGGCGGCCGATTCCGAACGTGAACGATGTGTTGGAAATCGCTAGATTCGCGGTGTCGGAACACAACAAGAAGGCTAACGTGCAGTTGGAGTTTGTAAAGGTGGTGAAGGGTGAATCCCAACTAGTAGAAGGTACGAATTACAGATTGGTCATCATCGCAAATGATGCGGCTGTCGGCAATGCGCCGGGAAATTACGAGGCTGTGGTATGGGACATGCCTTGGAAGCATTTCAGGGAACTAAGCTCTTTTGTGAAAGTTTAA